Below is a genomic region from Hyphomicrobium nitrativorans NL23.
ATCGGCCTGGGCAGGAGATTGAGTGCTATGGAACCCGCCCCGGCATCCGCCACCCTCGATACCGTCGGTCTTCGCTGCCCCCTGCCGATCCTCAAGGCACGCAAGGCGCTCGCGGGCCTCGCCCCCGGCGCGGTGCTGGAGGTGCTGGCCAGCGACCCCGGTGCAGCCGACGATTTCGAGGCTTTCTGCCGCACCACGGGGCACCGCCTCGTGAGACAGAGCGCGATATCGGGCGTGCATCGCTTTCTGATCGAAAAGGCGGCCCGGCAGCCGGATGCCGCCTGAGCGTGACAGGTGAGCTTGACAGGCCGGGGACGCTGCTCGCATAACGGCGTCGTCTTGCGCCGGGATACTCCCGGCCCGCATTCCGCAGGACCATGGACGGGGTCACCCCGAACGGGCGGTTAGCTCAGCGGTAGAGCACACGCTTCACACGCGTGGGGTCACTGGTTCAATCCCAGTACCGCCCACCATTTGTCGCTCACGCGCGCTGCTCCGAGCGCCAGGCGCTCGGGCGCGCTCCGCGGGGGCGGCGCGCGCGCCGGGTCGCCTTGCTCCCAGGCCCTACGGGCCGAAGCCGCCAAATCATCCGAATTGGTCCGAGCGCGACATAGGTCGTCGCTCACGCGCGCGGCTCCGAGCGTCAGGCGCTCGGACCAATTCGTCATCGCTCAAGTTTCGCAGTCTTCCGGCCATCGCGGTCGTTACAAAGACGCCGCCGTGCGCTCGGCCGTGCGGACGTGGGCCTCGGTGACGCCGGGCGCGCACATTTCGATGAAGCGATAGACGTATCCGCGCAGGAACCGGCCGCGCCGCACCGCGATGCTCGACGTGTTAATCTCGAAAAGCCTCGGCGTCACGATGCGCGTGAGGTTGGCGTCGCGCTCCTTGTCGAACGCCATCGACGCAATGATGCCGACGCCCATGCCAAGCTCGACATAAGCCTTGATCACGTCGGCATCGAGTGCCGTCATCGCCACGTCCGCGACGAGCGACGCCTTTTGAAAGGCGTCGTCGATGCGCGCGCGCCCCGTGAGCCCTTCATCGTACGTGATAAGCGGGTAAGGAGCGATGTCCTCCAGCGTCACATTCTTCCGGCGCGCAAGAGGGTGCGACTTGGGAACGATGATGACGTGCTCCCAAGAGTAAAAGGGGAAGGTGAGGATCTGCGGATTGTGTTCAAGCGTGTCGGTCGCAATGCCGACATCGGCCAGCCCCTCCAGCAGCACGCTCGCGATGTCCTTGGGGCTAAGTTGCTTGAGCGTCAGGCGAACTTCCGGAAATGATTTTTTGAACTCGGCGATGACACCTGGAAGCGAGTAGCGCGCCTGGGTGTGCGTGGTGGCGATCACCAGGGTGCCGCACGCTCTTTGGGAAATGCTGGACGACAGCTCTTCCAAATTCTGGGTTTCCAGAAGAATACGCTCGATGACAGCGGCGACTTCGCGCCCTGGGTCCGTGAGGCCGAGAAGCCGCTTGCCGCGACGAACGAAGATCTCGAAACCAAGCTCATCCTCAAGGTCGCGGATGTGCTTGCTGACGCCGGATTGCGAGGTCAGCAGCACGTTGGCTGCTTCCGTCAGATTGAAGCGCTGGCGCACGGTTTCCCGGATGATGCGCAATTGCTGAAAATTCATAAGCCAACGGCTCCGCAACGTTGCCACGCCCGGCCAAGCGTCCACGCTTCACGTTTTAGAATAAGCTTGCCAAGGGACGAGCGTAGCCGGGCGTTCGCAGCGGCCAAAAGAACAATTTCTTCTATGCATATGCCGAAACGCCGATTGGCTGCGCACCGCGCCGATCTGCATAGCTTATGAGTTCTTCTTCTTTCTCGGCGGCTCGGAGCGCCAATAAAAGTGTCGGGAGTGAGCGTCACGACAAGGCCTTCGCGATGACCGTCCAAGAGAACTCTCCGCCGCTCGACACGGTGGATCTTTCCATTCCGCTCGATCGCATCGTCGCGGCGCTCAAGGCTTCCCGCGACCGGGCGCGAACCCTCACGCCGCGTAGCGCATACGCGCGCGATCTTCCAAATCCGGAAAACGCGGGCCGCGTTCTGAAGGAGCTGTTCGCAGCGCTTTTTCCGCGCCACGGCGGCGGACAGGATGCGACCGACAAGGGGATCGACTACTTCGTCGGCAACACGCTCAACAGCGCGCTCCGGCAGTTGCGCGGTCTCCTCAGCCAGGAACTGCGCTTCACGTTCGCGCTGGAGCAGCGCGCCGACACGGCCATCGAAGGGATCGTTGCATCCATCACCCACGACTTCGCGGAGCGCCTGCCTCACATCCGAGAGAGTGTCATCCTGGATGCGCGCGCGGCCTTCGACGGCGATCCTTCGGCGAAGAGCCTCGAAGAGGTTTTGCTGAGCTATCCTGGCATCAAGGCGATTTATTATCACCGCGTCGCGCATCAGCTCTTTCGGCTGGGAGCGCCAATCGTTGCCCGCATCGTCAGCGAGTTGTCGCATTCGTCCACCGGCATCGACATTCATCCGGGCGCCGAGATCGGCTCAAGCTTCTTCATCGACCATGGAACGGGCGTCGTGATCGGCGAGACGGCCGTCATCGGCGAGCGCGTGCGGCTCTATCAGGCGGTGACGCTCGGAGCGAAACGTTTTTCGGTCGACGAAAGCGGTGCGCTCGTCAAGGGCGCGCCGCGCCATCCGATCGTCGAGGACGACGTCGTGATCTACGCGGGCGCCACCATCCTCGGGCGCATCACCATCGGCCGCGGTTCCGTCATCGGCGGCAACGTGTGGCTGACGCGTAGCGTGCCGGCTGGGAGCCACGTGCTGCAAGCGCAGCCGATTGCGGATTCCTTCGAAGCTGGACTGGGAATCTAATTCCAATATCTTGGCGTTGACGGCCAATTCCATTCCGTGAATAAGCATATTCACGATAACAATATTCTCCATTATAGCAGAATTTGGGTCAAACATGGCAGACGATAAACAGACAGCTCTTGGCGATATTTCTGCCCGGCAACTCGCCAATGCCACCAAAACCGTCCCGCAGATGTCGAGCATCACGCCGCGTTGGCTGGTGCACTTCCTGAATTGGGTTCCGGTCGAGGCAGGCATCTATCGCGTCAACAAGGTGAAGGATGCGGACAGCGTCGAGGTGGCCTGCTCGCTGCGCGACGAGCGCGTGCTTCCGCAGACATACGTCGACTACATCGACAATCCGCGCGAGTATCTCCTGAGCGCGGTGCAGACCGTTCTCGACGTTCATACGCGCGTCTCGGATCTCTACAGCGTGCCGCACAACCAGATCAAAGAGCAGCTTCGCTTGACGATCGAGACGGTGAAGGAGCGCCAGGAGAGCGAGCTCATCAACAACAAGGAATACGGCCTGCTCGCGCATGCAGCCGCCTCGCAGAAGATCAAGACGCGGAGCGGCGCGCCGACGCCGGACGATCTCGACGAACTGATCAGCCGCGTCTGGAAAGAGCCTGCGTTCTTCCTCGCGCATCCGCTGGCAATTGCCGCGTTCGGCCGTGAATGCACGCGCCGCGGCGTTCCCCCGCCGACCGTCACGCTGTTCGGCTCGCCGTTCCTCACCTGGCGCGGCATTCCACTCATTCCATCCGACAAGCTCGAAGTGAAGGCCGGCAAGACCAACATCCTCCTGATCCGCACCGGCGAAGCCAAGCAGGGCGTGGTCGGTCTCTTCCAGC
It encodes:
- a CDS encoding sulfurtransferase TusA family protein, whose amino-acid sequence is MEPAPASATLDTVGLRCPLPILKARKALAGLAPGAVLEVLASDPGAADDFEAFCRTTGHRLVRQSAISGVHRFLIEKAARQPDAA
- a CDS encoding CysB family HTH-type transcriptional regulator: MNFQQLRIIRETVRQRFNLTEAANVLLTSQSGVSKHIRDLEDELGFEIFVRRGKRLLGLTDPGREVAAVIERILLETQNLEELSSSISQRACGTLVIATTHTQARYSLPGVIAEFKKSFPEVRLTLKQLSPKDIASVLLEGLADVGIATDTLEHNPQILTFPFYSWEHVIIVPKSHPLARRKNVTLEDIAPYPLITYDEGLTGRARIDDAFQKASLVADVAMTALDADVIKAYVELGMGVGIIASMAFDKERDANLTRIVTPRLFEINTSSIAVRRGRFLRGYVYRFIEMCAPGVTEAHVRTAERTAASL
- the epsC gene encoding serine O-acetyltransferase EpsC, which produces MTVQENSPPLDTVDLSIPLDRIVAALKASRDRARTLTPRSAYARDLPNPENAGRVLKELFAALFPRHGGGQDATDKGIDYFVGNTLNSALRQLRGLLSQELRFTFALEQRADTAIEGIVASITHDFAERLPHIRESVILDARAAFDGDPSAKSLEEVLLSYPGIKAIYYHRVAHQLFRLGAPIVARIVSELSHSSTGIDIHPGAEIGSSFFIDHGTGVVIGETAVIGERVRLYQAVTLGAKRFSVDESGALVKGAPRHPIVEDDVVIYAGATILGRITIGRGSVIGGNVWLTRSVPAGSHVLQAQPIADSFEAGLGI
- a CDS encoding family 2A encapsulin nanocompartment shell protein, with protein sequence MADDKQTALGDISARQLANATKTVPQMSSITPRWLVHFLNWVPVEAGIYRVNKVKDADSVEVACSLRDERVLPQTYVDYIDNPREYLLSAVQTVLDVHTRVSDLYSVPHNQIKEQLRLTIETVKERQESELINNKEYGLLAHAAASQKIKTRSGAPTPDDLDELISRVWKEPAFFLAHPLAIAAFGRECTRRGVPPPTVTLFGSPFLTWRGIPLIPSDKLEVKAGKTNILLIRTGEAKQGVVGLFQPGLPGELSKGLSVRFMGINDQAIASYLVSLYCSLAVLTDDALGVLEGVEVGKYHVYS